In a single window of the Pongo abelii isolate AG06213 chromosome 1, NHGRI_mPonAbe1-v2.0_pri, whole genome shotgun sequence genome:
- the LOC129059746 gene encoding large ribosomal subunit protein uL30-like, translating to MHRTEIRMARMARKAGNFYVPAEPKLAFVIRTRGINGVSPEVRKVLQLLRLCQIFNGTFVKLNKASVNMLRIVEPYITWENPNLKSVNELIYKRGYGKMNKQTALTDNVLIALSLGKYGIICMEDLIHDIYTVGKCFKEANNFLWPFKLFSPQGRMKKNHPFCRRWRCWQQGGPDPQAS from the coding sequence ATGCACAGAACTGAAATTCGAATGGCAAGGATGGCAAGAAAAGCTGGCAACTTCTATGTACCTGCAGAACCCAAATTGGCCTTTGTCATCAGGACCAGAGGTATCAATGGTGTGAGCCCAGAGGTCCGAAAGGTGTTGCAGCTTCTTCGCCTTTGTCAAATCTTCAATGGAACCTTTGTGAAGCTCAACAAGGCTTCAGTTAACATGCTGAGGATTGTAGAGCCATATATTACATGGGAGAACCCAAATCTGAAGTCAGTAAATGAACTAATCTACAAGCGTGGTTATGGCAAGATGAATAAGCAAACTGCTTTGACAGATAACGTTTTGATTGCTCTGTCTCTTGGTAAATATGGCATCATCTGCATGGAGGATCTGATTCATGACATCTATACTGTTGGAAAATGctttaaagaagcaaataacttcCTGTGGCccttcaaattattttctccacAAGGTAGAATGAAGAAAAACCACCCATTTTGTAGAAGGTGGAGGTGCTGGCAACAGGGAGGACCAGATCCACAGGCTTCTTAG